One region of Nycticebus coucang isolate mNycCou1 chromosome Y, mNycCou1.pri, whole genome shotgun sequence genomic DNA includes:
- the LOC128578988 gene encoding ATP-dependent RNA helicase DDX3X-like isoform X1, translating to MEVGRQREDTCKFAGLDLNSSDNQSAGAGGSTASSKGRYIPPHLRNREASKGLYDKDSSGWSCSKDKDAYSSFGSRDSRGKPGYFSDRGSGSRGRFDDRGRSDYDGLGSRGDRTGFGKFERSGHSRWCDKSDEDDWSKPLPPSERLEQELFSGGNTGINFEKYDDIPVEATGNNCPPHIESFSDVEMGEIIMGNIELTRYTRPTPVQKHAIPIIKEKRDLMACAQTGSGKTAAFLLPILSQIYTDGPGEALKAVKENGRYGRRKQYPISLVLAPTRELAVQIYEEARKFSYRSRVRPCVVYGGADIGQQIRDLERGCHLLVATPGRLVDMMERGKIGLDFCKYLVLDEADRMLDMGFEPQIRRIVEQDTMPPKGVRHTMMFSATFPKEIQMLARDFLDEYIFLAVGRVGSTSENITQKVVWVEESDKRSFLLDLLNATGKDSLTLVFVETKKGADSLEDFLYHEGYACTSIHGDRSQRDREEALHQFRSGKSPILVATAVAARGLDISNVKHVINFDLPSDIEEYVHRIGRTGRVGNLGLATSFFNERNVNITKDLLDLLVEAKQEVPSWLENMAYEHHYKGSSRGRSKSRFSGGFGARDYRQSSGSSSSGFGSSRASSSRSGGGGHSSSRGFGGGGYGGFYNSDGYGGNYNSQGVDWWGN from the exons ATGGAAGTTGGACGCCAGCGAGAAGACACCTGTAAG TTTGCCGGTCTAGACCTGAACTCTTCTGATAATCAGAGCGCAGGAGCAGGAGGAAGTACAGCAAGTAGTA AAGGGCGCTATATACCTCCTCACTTAAGGAACAGGGAAGCGTCTAAAG GATTATATGATAAGGACAGTTCGGGATGGAGTTGTAGTAAAGATAAGGACGCATACAGCAGTTTTGGGTCTCGTGATTCAAGAGGAAAGCCTGGTTATTTCAGTGATCGTGGAAGTGGATCGAGGGGAAG ATTTGATGATAGGGGACGAAGTGACTATGATGGTCTTGGTAGTCGTGGTGACAGAACTGGCTTTGGCAAATTTGAACGCAGTGGACACAGTCGTTGGTGTGACAAATCAGATGAAGATGATTGGTCAAAACCACTTCCACCAAGTGAACGCTTAGAGCA GGAACTTTTTTCTGGAGGAAACACTGGGATTAACTTTGAGAAATATGATGACATACCAGTCGAGGCAACTGGGAATAACTGTCCTCCACATATTGAAAGT TTCAGTGATGTTGAGATGGGAGAAATTATCATGGGGAACATTGAGCTTACTCGTTACACTCGTCCTACTCCAGTGCAAAAACATGCTATTcccattattaaagaaaaaagagacttaATGGCTTGTGCTCAAACAG GATCTGGAAAAACTGCTGCATTTCTTTTGCCCATCCTGAGTCAGATATATACAGATGGTCCAGGAGAGGCTTTGAAAGCTGTGAAG GAAAATGGAAGATATGGACGCCGCAAACAATACCCAATCTCCTTGGTTTTAGCTCCAACAAGGGAGTTGGCTGTTCAGATCTATGAGGAAGCCAGAAAA TTTTCATACCGATCCAGAGTTCGTCCTTGTGTAGTGTATGGCGGTGCTGATATTGGTCAACAGATTCGGGACTTAGAACGCGGATGCCACTTACTAGTAGCCACTCCAGGACGCCTGGTGGATATGATGGAAAGAGGAAAAATTGGATTAGACTTCTGCAA ATACTTAGTGTTGGATGAAGCTGATAGAATGCTGGATATGGGATTCGAACCTCAGATTCGTCGTATAGTTGAACAAGATACTATGCCACCAAAGGGTGTTCGTCACACCATGATGTTTAGTGCTACTTTTCCTAAGGAAATACAG ATGCTTGCTCGTGACTTCTTGGATGAATATATCTTTTTGGCTGTAGGCAGAGTAGGCTCAACTTCTGAGAATATTACCCAGAAAGTAGTGTGGGTGGAAGAGTCAGATAAACGGTCATTTCTGCTTGATCTCTTAAATGCAACAG ggaAAGATTCATTGACTTTAGTGTTCGTGGAAACAAAAAAGGGTGCAGATTCTCTGGAGGATTTCTTATACCATGAAGGATATGCTTGTACCAGTATTCATGGTGACCGATCACAGAGAGATCGAGAGGAGGCACTCCACCAGTTCCGCTCTGGGAAAAGCCCAATTCTAGTGGCTACAGCT GTGGCAGCAAGAGGACTAGATATTTCAAATGTGAAACATGTTATCAATTTTGATTTGCCAAGTGATATTGAAGAATATGTACATCGTATTGGGCGTACAGGACGTGTGGGGAACCTTG GCCTTGCCACCTcgttttttaatgaaagaaatgtaaatattacaAAGGACTTGTTGGATCTTCTTGTCGAAGCTAAACAAGAAGTGCCATCTTGGTTGGAAAATATGGCTTATGAACACCATTACAAGGGTAGCAGTCGTGGACGTTCTAAGAG TAGATTCAGTGGAGGATTCGGTGCCAGAGACTATCGACAGAGCAGTGGTTCCAGCAGTTCTGGTTTTGGTAGTAGTCGTGCAAGCAGCAGCCGCAGTGGTGGAGGCGGCCATTCCAGCAGCAGAGGATTTGGTGGag gtGGCTATGGAGGCTTCTACAATAGTGATGGATATGGAGGAAATTATAACTCCCAGGGTGTTGACTGGTGGGGCAACTGA
- the LOC128578988 gene encoding ATP-dependent RNA helicase DDX3X-like isoform X2 produces MSHVAVENALGLDQQFAGLDLNSSDNQSAGAGGSTASSKGRYIPPHLRNREASKGLYDKDSSGWSCSKDKDAYSSFGSRDSRGKPGYFSDRGSGSRGRFDDRGRSDYDGLGSRGDRTGFGKFERSGHSRWCDKSDEDDWSKPLPPSERLEQELFSGGNTGINFEKYDDIPVEATGNNCPPHIESFSDVEMGEIIMGNIELTRYTRPTPVQKHAIPIIKEKRDLMACAQTGSGKTAAFLLPILSQIYTDGPGEALKAVKENGRYGRRKQYPISLVLAPTRELAVQIYEEARKFSYRSRVRPCVVYGGADIGQQIRDLERGCHLLVATPGRLVDMMERGKIGLDFCKYLVLDEADRMLDMGFEPQIRRIVEQDTMPPKGVRHTMMFSATFPKEIQMLARDFLDEYIFLAVGRVGSTSENITQKVVWVEESDKRSFLLDLLNATGKDSLTLVFVETKKGADSLEDFLYHEGYACTSIHGDRSQRDREEALHQFRSGKSPILVATAVAARGLDISNVKHVINFDLPSDIEEYVHRIGRTGRVGNLGLATSFFNERNVNITKDLLDLLVEAKQEVPSWLENMAYEHHYKGSSRGRSKSRFSGGFGARDYRQSSGSSSSGFGSSRASSSRSGGGGHSSSRGFGGGGYGGFYNSDGYGGNYNSQGVDWWGN; encoded by the exons ATGAGTCATGTGGCGGTGGAAAATGCGCTTGGGCTGGACCAGCAG TTTGCCGGTCTAGACCTGAACTCTTCTGATAATCAGAGCGCAGGAGCAGGAGGAAGTACAGCAAGTAGTA AAGGGCGCTATATACCTCCTCACTTAAGGAACAGGGAAGCGTCTAAAG GATTATATGATAAGGACAGTTCGGGATGGAGTTGTAGTAAAGATAAGGACGCATACAGCAGTTTTGGGTCTCGTGATTCAAGAGGAAAGCCTGGTTATTTCAGTGATCGTGGAAGTGGATCGAGGGGAAG ATTTGATGATAGGGGACGAAGTGACTATGATGGTCTTGGTAGTCGTGGTGACAGAACTGGCTTTGGCAAATTTGAACGCAGTGGACACAGTCGTTGGTGTGACAAATCAGATGAAGATGATTGGTCAAAACCACTTCCACCAAGTGAACGCTTAGAGCA GGAACTTTTTTCTGGAGGAAACACTGGGATTAACTTTGAGAAATATGATGACATACCAGTCGAGGCAACTGGGAATAACTGTCCTCCACATATTGAAAGT TTCAGTGATGTTGAGATGGGAGAAATTATCATGGGGAACATTGAGCTTACTCGTTACACTCGTCCTACTCCAGTGCAAAAACATGCTATTcccattattaaagaaaaaagagacttaATGGCTTGTGCTCAAACAG GATCTGGAAAAACTGCTGCATTTCTTTTGCCCATCCTGAGTCAGATATATACAGATGGTCCAGGAGAGGCTTTGAAAGCTGTGAAG GAAAATGGAAGATATGGACGCCGCAAACAATACCCAATCTCCTTGGTTTTAGCTCCAACAAGGGAGTTGGCTGTTCAGATCTATGAGGAAGCCAGAAAA TTTTCATACCGATCCAGAGTTCGTCCTTGTGTAGTGTATGGCGGTGCTGATATTGGTCAACAGATTCGGGACTTAGAACGCGGATGCCACTTACTAGTAGCCACTCCAGGACGCCTGGTGGATATGATGGAAAGAGGAAAAATTGGATTAGACTTCTGCAA ATACTTAGTGTTGGATGAAGCTGATAGAATGCTGGATATGGGATTCGAACCTCAGATTCGTCGTATAGTTGAACAAGATACTATGCCACCAAAGGGTGTTCGTCACACCATGATGTTTAGTGCTACTTTTCCTAAGGAAATACAG ATGCTTGCTCGTGACTTCTTGGATGAATATATCTTTTTGGCTGTAGGCAGAGTAGGCTCAACTTCTGAGAATATTACCCAGAAAGTAGTGTGGGTGGAAGAGTCAGATAAACGGTCATTTCTGCTTGATCTCTTAAATGCAACAG ggaAAGATTCATTGACTTTAGTGTTCGTGGAAACAAAAAAGGGTGCAGATTCTCTGGAGGATTTCTTATACCATGAAGGATATGCTTGTACCAGTATTCATGGTGACCGATCACAGAGAGATCGAGAGGAGGCACTCCACCAGTTCCGCTCTGGGAAAAGCCCAATTCTAGTGGCTACAGCT GTGGCAGCAAGAGGACTAGATATTTCAAATGTGAAACATGTTATCAATTTTGATTTGCCAAGTGATATTGAAGAATATGTACATCGTATTGGGCGTACAGGACGTGTGGGGAACCTTG GCCTTGCCACCTcgttttttaatgaaagaaatgtaaatattacaAAGGACTTGTTGGATCTTCTTGTCGAAGCTAAACAAGAAGTGCCATCTTGGTTGGAAAATATGGCTTATGAACACCATTACAAGGGTAGCAGTCGTGGACGTTCTAAGAG TAGATTCAGTGGAGGATTCGGTGCCAGAGACTATCGACAGAGCAGTGGTTCCAGCAGTTCTGGTTTTGGTAGTAGTCGTGCAAGCAGCAGCCGCAGTGGTGGAGGCGGCCATTCCAGCAGCAGAGGATTTGGTGGag gtGGCTATGGAGGCTTCTACAATAGTGATGGATATGGAGGAAATTATAACTCCCAGGGTGTTGACTGGTGGGGCAACTGA